The Sciurus carolinensis chromosome 18, mSciCar1.2, whole genome shotgun sequence genome contains a region encoding:
- the Tmem120a gene encoding ion channel TACAN, giving the protein MQPPPPGPLGDCLRDWEDLQQDFQSIQETHRLYRLKLEELTKLQTNCTSSIARQKKRLQELALVLKKCKTSLPSEAMEAALELENQMKERQGLFFDMEAYLPKKNGLYLSLVLGNVNVTLLSKQAKFAYKDEYEKFKLYLTIILILVSFTCRFLLNSRVTDAAFNFLLVWYYCTLTIRESILINNGSRIKGWWVIHHYVSTFLSGVMLTWPDGLMYQKFRNQFLSFSMYQSFVQFLQYYYQSGCLYRLRALGERHTMDLTVEGFQSWMWRGLTFLLPFLFFGHFWQLFNALTLFNLARDPQCKEWQVLMCGLPFLLLFLGNFFTTLRVVHQKFHSQPRGSKKD; this is encoded by the exons ATGCAGCCCCCGCCCCCGGGCCCGCTGGGCGACTGCCTGCGGGACTGGGAAGATCTGCAGCAGGACTTCCAGAGCATCCAG GAGACCCACCGGCTCTACCGCCTGAAGCTGGAAGAGCTGACCAAGTTGCAGACCAACTGTACCAGCTCCATTGCTCGGCAGAAGAAGCGGCTCCAGGAACTGGCCCTCGTCCTGAAGAA ATGCAAAACCTCCCTCCCGTCAGAGGCCATGGAGGCCGCGCTGGAGCTGGAGAACCAGATGAAGGAGCGCCAAGGCCTCTTCTTCGACATGGAGGCCTATTTGCCCAAGAAGAATGG gTTGTACCTGAGCCTGGTTCTGGGGAATGTCAACGTGACACTCTTGAGCAAGCAGGCCAA GTTCGCCTACAAAGACGAGTACGAGAAGTTCAAGCTCTACCTCACCATCATCCTCATCCTCGTCTCCTTCACCTGCCGTTTCCTACTTAACTCCAG GGTGACAGATGCGGCCTTCAACTTCCTGCTGGTCTGGTACTACTGCACGCTCACCATCCGCGAGAGCATCCTCATCAACAATGGCTCCCG GATCAAAGGCTGGTGGGTGATCCATCACTACGTGTCCACGTTCCTGTCGGGAGTCATGCTGACGTG GCCTGATGGTCTCATGTACCAGAAGTTCCGGAACCAGTTCCTGTCCTTCTCCATGTACCAGA GCTTCGTGCAGTTCCTGCAGTACTACTACCAGAGCGGCTGCCTCTACCGCCTGCGGGCCCTGGGCGAGCGGCACACCATGGACCTCACCGTGG AGGGCTTCCAGTCCTGGATGTGGCGGGGCCTCACCTTCctgctgccttttcttttctttggacaT TTCTGGCAGCTCTTTAACGCGCTGACCTTGTTTAACCTGGCTCGAGACCCGCAGTGCAAGGAGTGGCAG GTGCTCATGTGCggcctccccttcctcctgctgTTCCTGGGCAACTTCTTCACCACCCTGCGGGTCGTGCACCAGAAGTTCCACAGCCAGCCGCGCGGGAGCAAGAAGGACTGA